From the Paraflavitalea soli genome, the window AGGCGGCGGTGGCCTCAGTGCCGGTGTAGGGACTTTCTTTAAGACCTTTTCACCCCGTACAAAGATCATTGGCCTGGAGCCCGAAGGCGCCCCTTCCATGAAAAAAGCCCTGGAAGCAGGACATCCTGTAACCCTCGACAGTATCGATCGTTTTGTAGACGGCGCAGCCGTAAAGCGGGTAGGGGACCTTACCTTCTCTATTTGTAAAGAAGTGCTCGACGATATGCACCTGGTACCCGAAGGCAGGATTTGTTCTACCATCCTGAAATTGTACAATGAAGATGCTATAGTAGTAGAACCAGCCGGCGCCTTATCCATAGCTGCCCTGGATGATTATGCCGATGCCATCAAAGGAAAGAATATTGTTTGTATTGTAAGTGGCAGCAACAATGATATTGACCGTATGCAGGAGATCAGGGAACGCAGCCTGCAATACGAAGGATTAAAACATTATTTCCTCGTACGCTTTGCACAGCGTCCCGGTGCACTCAAAGAGTTTGTGAACCACGTTCTGGGACCCAACGACGATATTACCCGCTTTGAATACATGCAAAAGCACAACAAAGAAACCGGGCCCGCCCTCGTAGGCGTGGAATTACAATCCCGCGAAGATTATGAAGTGCTCCTCCGCAATATGGACAAATACCATATCAACTATACCGAGCTGAATAAGGATGACAATCTATTTGGATACTTGGTGTAAGTAGATTATTAGTCCGCAATTCGCCCAAACTGTATTCTCTCGCAGCTCGCAACTCACCGCTCGCAGCTTTTCCTACTGCTGCTGTTGCTGCTGCATCATCTCCATATGTTTGCGCCAGGAATTGGTAGGTTCTCCGTTCGTAGGAGCTACAGGTTGCGGCGTTAATACCGTTGCCTCATCAATTTGAGTCACCCCGTCTTCATAAGCTACCGATACCCCTACATCCAAACGATGGTTGGCTGTTCCTTTATAAGTACCTTTTACCGGTGAGCAATCCATAAAACTCCGGCCTACTGCCAGTCGCACGTGTAGTTCATTGGCGATGCAGTTATTCGTGGGGTCAAATCCCAACCATCCAAAGAAAGGAATATAAGCTTCTACCCAGGCGTGCGTAGCCCCTTCACCCCGCATACCATTCCGGTTGGGGCACACATAACCACTCACATAGCGCGCTGGTATATTGATCATGCGCAGCATAGAGGACAGCATGTGCGCAAAATCCTGGCACACTCCCGCCTTCAATTGCCATATCTCGTCCAGCGTAGTTTCTACAGTAGTAACCCCTTTGATGTATTGGAAGTTATTGTATACATATTCCGTCAGTTTA encodes:
- a CDS encoding transglutaminase family protein produces the protein MPRFKIHHVTRYSYEVPVVDSANQIMLFPIEDEYQDVLKHDLLITGEPAVDLYHDYYGNKVGSFMYTASHKELIIDAKMEVVTRERNLPVVSASKEDQWSNLIALAFEIPYIDFLKQEKFDALHEVQHIAHAAESRQVNVLEAAYKLTEYVYNNFQYIKGVTTVETTLDEIWQLKAGVCQDFAHMLSSMLRMINIPARYVSGYVCPNRNGMRGEGATHAWVEAYIPFFGWLGFDPTNNCIANELHVRLAVGRSFMDCSPVKGTYKGTANHRLDVGVSVAYEDGVTQIDEATVLTPQPVAPTNGEPTNSWRKHMEMMQQQQQQ
- the ilvA gene encoding threonine ammonia-lyase, translating into MSLPASHTTALEFHKAALRLKKVVTKTPLVLNQSLSRKYQCNVYLKREDLQVVRSYKLRGAYNMMSSLPADQLQKGVVCASAGNHAQGFAYSCKKLGAKGVVFMPIITPNQKVKQTKMFGEDHIEVVLVGDTFDDCAIAAKEYTEKNGLTFIPPFDDYRIIEGQGTVAVEILEEQADIDYVFIPVGGGGLSAGVGTFFKTFSPRTKIIGLEPEGAPSMKKALEAGHPVTLDSIDRFVDGAAVKRVGDLTFSICKEVLDDMHLVPEGRICSTILKLYNEDAIVVEPAGALSIAALDDYADAIKGKNIVCIVSGSNNDIDRMQEIRERSLQYEGLKHYFLVRFAQRPGALKEFVNHVLGPNDDITRFEYMQKHNKETGPALVGVELQSREDYEVLLRNMDKYHINYTELNKDDNLFGYLV